From the uncultured Methanobrevibacter sp. genome, one window contains:
- a CDS encoding magnesium transporter codes for MKQRKIRSPFSTFSSFLNEHNDILKESFIALLICACGDLIAGIVLGKMNIFLETFPGLLVLIPGAIGMRGNIFGSFASRLSTALHIGIIDPKFNRSEELINNIFSSFVLTLCLSLFLAIIAKIICFIFGFKAMSLVDFILISLIAGIISVGIMLPVTMFISFRSFKHGWDPDNVTTPLVAAVGDLFTLPAIVISIFIISALKSVLYLEQIVFIIIIPIVLLSLVHCYNSSQENKTIIKQSTPVLIVCSILGVSAGGILNSSLETLLKNPSLLTLVPLFSGESGGLVSILSARLSSGIHYGLIEPLKKPEGESIHNFIIILLLTLVMYPFIGILAESSSIVLHLIGIGFDKIILISSIAGFILIPIMMILVYYISIISYNKGYDPDNILIPISTSVTDSISSLILISVSLIITGAIFI; via the coding sequence ATGAAACAGAGGAAGATTCGCAGTCCATTTTCTACCTTTTCATCATTTCTAAACGAACATAATGATATTTTAAAAGAAAGTTTTATAGCTTTATTAATCTGTGCTTGTGGAGATTTAATTGCAGGTATAGTTCTTGGAAAAATGAATATTTTCCTTGAAACTTTCCCAGGACTATTAGTTCTTATTCCTGGAGCTATAGGAATGAGAGGAAATATATTTGGTTCATTTGCATCTAGATTATCCACTGCATTACATATTGGTATAATAGATCCAAAATTCAATCGCTCTGAAGAGTTAATTAACAATATATTCTCTTCATTTGTCTTAACTCTATGTTTATCTTTATTTTTAGCTATTATTGCTAAAATTATCTGTTTTATATTTGGATTCAAAGCAATGAGTCTTGTAGATTTTATTTTAATTAGCTTAATTGCTGGAATAATATCTGTAGGTATAATGCTACCTGTAACTATGTTTATTTCATTTAGAAGTTTTAAACATGGTTGGGATCCAGATAATGTTACAACTCCATTAGTTGCAGCTGTTGGAGATTTATTTACTTTACCTGCAATTGTAATATCTATATTTATAATTTCTGCTTTAAAATCAGTTTTATACTTGGAACAAATAGTTTTTATAATTATAATTCCAATTGTATTATTAAGTTTGGTTCATTGTTATAATTCTTCACAGGAAAATAAAACAATTATAAAACAGTCAACTCCAGTTTTAATTGTATGTTCTATTTTAGGAGTATCAGCAGGAGGAATTCTTAATAGTTCACTTGAAACACTACTTAAAAATCCAAGCTTACTTACATTAGTACCTTTATTTTCAGGAGAAAGTGGTGGTTTAGTAAGTATATTATCTGCAAGATTATCTTCAGGTATACATTATGGTCTTATTGAACCTCTTAAAAAACCTGAAGGTGAATCAATTCATAATTTTATAATTATATTATTATTAACTCTTGTAATGTATCCATTTATAGGAATTCTCGCTGAATCTTCATCTATTGTCTTGCATTTAATAGGTATAGGTTTTGATAAAATAATATTAATCAGTTCAATTGCAGGATTTATTTTAATTCCTATCATGATGATTTTAGTTTATTATATTTCTATTATATCCTATAATAAGGGATATGATCCTGATAATATTTTAATTCCAATTTCAACAAGTGTTACAGATTCAATATCCAGTTTAATACTTATTTCAGTATCATTAATTATTACAGGAGCTATTTTCATTTAA
- the cobJ gene encoding precorrin-3B C(17)-methyltransferase, with the protein MINVIGIGQNRENMTLGAIKAIEESDVIVGYKKYVAQIADLVSDKEIIKKGMGDEIARAELAINKSLDGQTVSLISSGDPGVFGMANVLYQIISKYKEDIEVKIYPGVSAANYAADKLGAPLNDYANISLSNILTPLSEIEKKLEFALKANLIIAIYNPISKTRKEPFRRFVKTVLKVKGENALIGIVDSTYEPAKETIVKIKDLTEDMVNMSCTLIVGNDLTYMQDSKLITPRGYVIRSKIHPLSSNHYEKFLNGEISHGPNRDCEFYPCHYDGQYCDFCYCPFYPCGDSSTGGEWIKGKNVWNCKECMWVHEKKSVECLRNPLEEILEDVNDLKTKKKTLLKLRRACLLKNNPYDL; encoded by the coding sequence ATGATTAATGTAATTGGAATTGGTCAAAATAGAGAGAACATGACCTTAGGGGCAATTAAAGCTATTGAAGAATCTGATGTTATTGTAGGATATAAAAAATATGTAGCTCAAATTGCTGATTTAGTTTCTGATAAGGAAATTATAAAAAAAGGAATGGGTGATGAGATAGCTAGAGCAGAATTAGCTATTAATAAAAGTTTAGATGGCCAAACAGTTTCATTAATAAGTTCCGGAGATCCTGGTGTCTTTGGAATGGCAAATGTTTTATATCAAATTATTAGTAAGTATAAAGAAGATATTGAAGTTAAAATTTATCCGGGAGTATCTGCAGCTAATTATGCAGCAGATAAACTTGGAGCTCCTTTAAATGATTATGCAAATATTAGTTTAAGTAATATTTTAACTCCATTATCTGAAATAGAAAAAAAATTAGAATTTGCCCTAAAAGCTAATTTAATTATAGCAATTTATAATCCTATTAGTAAAACACGTAAAGAACCTTTTAGAAGGTTTGTTAAAACTGTTTTAAAAGTTAAGGGTGAAAATGCATTAATAGGAATTGTAGATAGTACTTATGAACCTGCAAAAGAGACTATTGTTAAAATTAAAGATTTAACTGAAGACATGGTTAATATGTCTTGTACTTTAATTGTTGGGAATGATTTAACTTATATGCAAGACTCTAAATTAATTACTCCAAGAGGATATGTAATTAGGTCTAAAATACATCCTCTTTCTAGTAATCATTATGAGAAATTTTTAAATGGAGAAATTTCTCATGGACCAAATAGAGACTGTGAATTTTACCCATGCCATTATGATGGTCAATACTGTGATTTTTGTTATTGTCCATTTTATCCTTGTGGAGACAGCTCAACTGGTGGAGAATGGATAAAAGGTAAAAATGTTTGGAATTGTAAAGAATGCATGTGGGTTCATGAAAAAAAGTCTGTAGAATGTCTAAGGAATCCTTTAGAAGAAATTTTAGAGGATGTAAATGATTTAAAAACTAAGAAAAAAACATTATTAAAACTTAGACGAGCTTGTTTATTAAAAAATAATCCTTATGATCTTTAG
- a CDS encoding potassium channel family protein, protein MSIKNILIEMKNMSELMVDLAYSAVLFNSKDAAEEVLKLENKVNSMNYEIKKESLVAARSYEDAEKLTALLEVAEAAESIANAAKDLADLVITGFKPHPVFKMVMSESDNSMIVRFSVTLDSDLANKTLGELLLVNRTGMRVIAIRRGDSWIYGPDKHTLILPDDILLLKGTEAGADLLEKLASGACSLEDIPDELEED, encoded by the coding sequence ATGTCAATTAAAAATATTTTAATTGAAATGAAGAATATGTCGGAATTGATGGTTGATTTAGCTTATTCAGCTGTTTTATTTAATAGTAAAGATGCTGCTGAAGAAGTTTTAAAACTTGAAAATAAAGTAAATTCAATGAATTATGAAATTAAAAAAGAATCGTTAGTTGCAGCACGTTCTTATGAAGATGCTGAAAAATTAACTGCTCTTTTAGAAGTAGCTGAAGCTGCTGAAAGTATAGCTAATGCTGCTAAAGATTTGGCTGATTTAGTAATTACTGGATTTAAACCACACCCAGTATTTAAAATGGTAATGTCTGAATCTGATAATTCTATGATTGTTAGATTTTCAGTAACATTGGATTCAGATTTAGCTAATAAAACTTTAGGGGAATTACTTTTAGTAAATCGTACTGGAATGAGAGTTATAGCTATTAGACGTGGGGATTCTTGGATATATGGTCCGGATAAACATACTTTAATACTTCCAGATGATATTTTACTTTTAAAAGGTACAGAAGCTGGTGCAGATCTTTTAGAAAAACTTGCATCTGGTGCATGTTCTCTTGAAGATATTCCTGATGAATTAGAAGAAGATTAA